The following nucleotide sequence is from Aneurinibacillus soli.
AGAAAAAGAAAATGTCTGCTAGTTCTCTCTGATGAAAAACAGGTGCGCCGGGCAGCGGCAGTCAGAAGAACCGAATCTTCGCACCGGAATCTCCCCCTTTGCTTCTTCCATGAGCCGGGCAAGCAGTCCGCATTCGCCTTCCGCACCAGGATACGTCTGCACGTCGACAATGTCCATATACGGACGCACATAATCAAAATGCCAGCGCATCATTTTCTCCATCCGCATATGCCGCTCTACCCTGGCTCGAATATTCCGTTTCGCGCTCCCGACATATACGTATAGTCCGCGCATGAACAGAAATGTCCCCAGCTTTCCGACCGTAATCTCTGTATCATCCCGCAAATACGCTTTAATATAATACAGCGTATGCTGCTCATCGATTCTCACATTCATTCTCCTTACCATCCTTTTGCCTAATATAATGAAAATATTACATAAAATTAACTGTAAGTACACATAAAAATCCCTAATTATTCATTAATATAGTAACTATTATTATAAGCCCATTTGCCTGTATGTTACTGTTATTATACTGGAGGAGTGTACGTAAGGATGAGAATCAAGACAAAGCTTATTGTCGGCATTAGCATGCTGTTTATTTTCAGTGTAAGTATGGGGATTCTTGCGGTTATAGAAAACAAAAAAACGCAAGTCTCGTACAACAATGTTTTGAAAAACAGGGAAGATGTACGGTATTACTTGAAAAACATCCAATATAGAATTGTAGGTATTTCTAATGATGAACGGGCGTATTTACTTACAGGGGATAACCAGTTCAAAGATGAGACCGAAAAAAAGATAACGGATATAAAAGAATATCTATCGATTATTAAAGGACGAGGGTTAAACCCAGATGAACGTGAAGCCATCAGTAACCTGGAAAACGGAATCCATGCTTTTCTAGCAGTAAGTACTGTAGTAAAAAACACGTATGAAAAAGATAAACATAAAGCCCTTCAACTTCATCTTACCGATGAACGAGATGTGCGAAAGAAAACGATGGATCCGACTATTAACAAAGCAGTCGAATTAATAGACAAGCATACCGCCATGGATCTAGACAAAATAAATAAAAGTAATTTTGTAACGAATGCCATTTTGCGGACTCTTGTTCCCGTATCTGTAATTTTTGGTCTGATTGTGATGATTCTTTTACTACGTTCGATTAAACCTCTTGAATTGTTACAAAATGAATTTAAAGCGATCGCCAATGGGGATTTAACGCAACCTCTCGACATAAAATCAAAAGATGAAATTGGCGAATTATCCAGGTCAGTCAATGCAATGATTGAAAATTTGCGTTCTGCCATTTCGACCATTAACAACTCTTCCCATCAAGTATCAGCTGCGGCAGAGGAGCTGTTGACAAGTTCCGAACATACCCATCAGGCGACCGAACACATTACGATAACGATTGAGGAGTTAGCATCAGGTACGGATAAACAGGTACAAAGTGTAGAAGAAACATCCCAAATAGTCGATGAGATGTCTAGTCGTGTGCAACAAATTTCGATTCGCACCCAAGATGTTTCTACTACTGCCACCCATGCTCTCGAAAAGGCGATGGAAGGAAATCAGGCGATACAAACGACGATTCAACAAATGAATTCCATAAGCGAAACAGTGGAAGGTTTCACACAAAAGATCAAGGAATTAGGCGAACGTTCAAATGAAATCGGGGAAATTGTCGAGGTGATCACAAGCATCGCAGGTCAAACGAACCTGCTCGCTCTAAATGCTGCGATTGAAGCGGCACGAGCAGGGGAGCAGGGAAAAGGGTTTGCGGTAGTGGCGGATGAAGTTCGTAAATTGGCAGAGCAATCAGCCCAATCTTCTGAACAGATTGCCAGGTTAATCACAGGCATCCAGGTAGATACAAATGCAGCAGTTATCTCTACAGAAAATGTAACAAAAGAAGTGGAAGAGGGAATTCATGTTGTCCATATAACCGGGGAGTATTTCAAGCAAATCGAAAATGAAATTGACCAGGTTGCAAATCAAATCAAGGACGTTTCAGATTCGGTTCGTCAAATATCGCTTGGTACCGATCAGGTTGTTTACTCCATAAATACGGTTACGGGAGTGGCAGAGGTAGCAGCTTCCAGAACACAAAGTGTATCTGCCGCTACTAAGGAGCAATTTGTCTCGATAGACGATATTATTTCGGCCGCCACGTCTCTTTCTAAGATGTCAGAAAACTTACAAACGTTGATTGAGCGGTTCAAGGTTTAAGCAGAAAATAAGAAAAGGTACATGGTGCATTTGCTCCATGTACCTTTTCCATTCCTTTGACTCTTTTGGATACACGAGGAATATTTGGATTACCTACCAGTATAGCAGGACAAAAATGATCGGAAGTACAGTAGACAGCTTTTTTCATGTACACAGTATAAAACAACCTCGCAAAATCAAGGGATTTGTCCTTTTCTTAGGAATGTATCTTTTATTTTTTACGGCGTAACAATAATTCGAGTTCCTCGAAGGTTTCTACTGTTTGTGCTAGTTCCCATATTTTATCTAAGTTACCGAATCCTCTTAGGACATACTGGTTCCACAAACGCATTTGTTGGGGCTGTGTCATTCCTAATCGTTCCCATAATTTGTCCTTTAGCATACTGTAATCCATCTTCTTCGGAACATCACAAATAACCTCAACCTGTTCTAATTCTTCCGCCTGTGATGCAGCAACTGCCTGCATGCCCTCTT
It contains:
- a CDS encoding GIY-YIG nuclease family protein, which translates into the protein MNVRIDEQHTLYYIKAYLRDDTEITVGKLGTFLFMRGLYVYVGSAKRNIRARVERHMRMEKMMRWHFDYVRPYMDIVDVQTYPGAEGECGLLARLMEEAKGEIPVRRFGSSDCRCPAHLFFIREN
- a CDS encoding methyl-accepting chemotaxis protein — protein: MRIKTKLIVGISMLFIFSVSMGILAVIENKKTQVSYNNVLKNREDVRYYLKNIQYRIVGISNDERAYLLTGDNQFKDETEKKITDIKEYLSIIKGRGLNPDEREAISNLENGIHAFLAVSTVVKNTYEKDKHKALQLHLTDERDVRKKTMDPTINKAVELIDKHTAMDLDKINKSNFVTNAILRTLVPVSVIFGLIVMILLLRSIKPLELLQNEFKAIANGDLTQPLDIKSKDEIGELSRSVNAMIENLRSAISTINNSSHQVSAAAEELLTSSEHTHQATEHITITIEELASGTDKQVQSVEETSQIVDEMSSRVQQISIRTQDVSTTATHALEKAMEGNQAIQTTIQQMNSISETVEGFTQKIKELGERSNEIGEIVEVITSIAGQTNLLALNAAIEAARAGEQGKGFAVVADEVRKLAEQSAQSSEQIARLITGIQVDTNAAVISTENVTKEVEEGIHVVHITGEYFKQIENEIDQVANQIKDVSDSVRQISLGTDQVVYSINTVTGVAEVAASRTQSVSAATKEQFVSIDDIISAATSLSKMSENLQTLIERFKV